In the genome of Variovorax sp. PAMC26660, the window TGGCGGTGGCCTCTGCGGCCATTGCCGACCTCACGCCCGAGCATCAGCGCGCGCGCTGGTTCGGCCGCATGGGCGCCTGCTTCGGCCTGGGCTTCATCGCCGGGCCTGCCATCGGCGGCGTGCTCGGCGACCACGGCGTCCGGCTGCCCTTCATCGCGGCCGCGGTGCTCAACGGACTGACCTTCCTCGTGGGCCTGCTGGTGTTGCGCGAGTCGCGCCCGCCGGCGCTCGCGGCGCAGCCCTTCGACCGCAGCGTGCTGCATCCGCTCGCGCCGCTGCGCTGGGCCGCGGGCTTTCCCGCGCTGCTGCCGATCCTGGGCGTGTTCCTGGTGCTCGTGCTGGTGGGCGAGGTCGCCGGCACGACCTGGGTGATCCACGGCGAGGACCGCTACGCCTGGAACGGCACCACGGTCGGCCTTTCGCTCGCGGGCTTCGGCCTGATCCACGCGGTGGTGCAAGGCGTCCTGGCGGGCCCGCTGGTCGAGCGCTGGGGCGAGCGCGTGGCGATCGCGGTCGGCACCCTCTCCGACTGCACGGCCTACGCGCTGCTCGCCTTCGCCTCGCAGGGCTGGATGGCGCTCGCGCTGCTGCCGTTCCTGTGCATGGGCGGCGTCGGCCAGCCCGCGCTGCAGGCGATGCTCTCGCGGCGCGTGGGCGAGGCCGACCAGGGGCGGCTGCAAGGCGTGCTCGCGAGCATCTCCAGCCTGGCCTCGGTGGTCGGGCCCCTGTTGATCAGCGCGCTCTACTTCGCGTGGCGCGTGCGCTTTCCGGGCATCGTGTGGCTGGTCGGCGCCGTGCTCTACCTGCTGTGCCTCCCGGTGCTGCTGCGAAGGACGAAGGCCTGATCGCCCGCCCCGCCCCCTTCGAGACCACCGAGGAACCGGCTTTGCCGGGCCTCAGGTATTGCCCCCGGTAGGGGGTTGGAGAAGCGACACGAAGTGCGCGAAGCCTGGGGGCGAGCCTACTTTTCGATGGTCTTGTTCCAGCGCGAATTCCACGCCGGCCGGTTCGCGTTGATGCTTTCCCAGTCGATGGTGATGGCGGTCTTCATCCACTTGTTGATGTTCGCCACCTGCGTTGCGCTGTCGCCCGCGACCGGGGCCTTGGGGTTGGTCGGGATCTGCGCGCCGTACTGCAGCACATTGGCCTGAGCCACCGGGCTGAGCAGGAACTCGGCGAGCTTTTGCGACAACTCGGGCTCGCTGTTGTTGGCGACCACGCACTGGGCCGTGACCAGCACCACCGCGCCTTCCTTGGGCGGCGCGTACTCGACCGGAATGCCCTTGGCCTTGAGCGAGTCCACGATGGTGGGCGTGAGCGGAAAGATCGCCGCTTCGCCGGTCTGGACCATCTCCGACAGCTTGGCCGAACTCGGGATGTACTCCAGCACGTTCGGGCCGATGGTGGTGGGCCAGGCCTTGAAGCCGGGTTCCACGTTCTTGTCGTTGCCGCCCTGGATGCGGTTGAACATCAGGAAGCCGTGCAACCCGAAGGACGAGGACGACATCGACTGGAACACCACCTTGCCCTTGAACTTGGGGTCGGCCAGGTCCATCCACGAGGTAGGGGCGGCCCAGCCCTTTTCCTTGAACATCTTCGCGTTGTAGGCCAGGCCCGTCATGCCCAGGCTCACGCCGCTGGCCATGTCGTCCTTGAAGCGCGCGGCGGGAAAAATCTCGCTCAGCGACTGGTTGGCCTTCTGCTTCTGGCACAGGCCCATGCCGATGGCGCGCACCATGATGCCGTCGTCCAGGAACATCACGTGCATCTGCGGCTTGTCCTTGTTGGCCTGCGCCTTCGCGAGGATGTCGGACGAGGTGCCGGGCACCACCACCACCTTGGCGCCGTAGGCCTTCTCGAAGGCCGGGAACACGTACTGCGTGTACGCCTTCTCCATGGTGCCGCCGTTCATGCCGATGTAGAGCGTCGGGGTCTGCGCGAGTGCAGCCCCGCTGCATGCAAGCGTGGCGATGGCTGCGATCAAGGGGCTGCGTGCGAAGAAGGTGCGGGTGAGGCGGGGCATGGTTTTTCCTTTCAGTGGGGAAGGGCGTCGGAAGCGGTCGTGGATGCGGGTTCGGAAACAGGGTCGAAGCGCTCGATGGCAAAGGCCTCGATGGGCGTGCTGCTGCGCCCGTCGCGCGCGAGTTCGGCAAGCACCTCGCCGGCGGCCGGGCCGATCTGGAAGCCCGCGCCCGCGAAGCCGAAGCCGTGGAACAGGCCCGGCGTGGTGCGGCTCGGGCCCAGCACCGGTTCTCGGTCGGGCAGATAGCCTTCGGTGCCGCTCCAGGTGCGGATGAAATGCGCATGGCGCAGCGCGGGCAGCAGCTCGACGGCCTGCACCGCGAGCGTGGCGATGGCGTCGCGGTCGACGCGCGCGCGGTCGGCATCGAGCGCGATGCCCGCGCCGCCGCCCAGCACGAGGTTGCCGCGCGCCACCTGCCGGCAGTAGATGCCGCCGCCCTCGACGCCGAGGCTCCAGTCCATGAAATGCGGCACAGGCTCCGTCACCGCCATCACCGGATGGCCCGAGCGCAGCGGCAGCGTCTCGCCGAACTGTTCGGCAATGGCACCGGCCCAGGCCCCCGCGCAGTTGAGCAGCACGGGCGCATGCACTTCGAGCGCATTGCCGCTGCGCACCATGAACATGGCGCCGTCGTGCGCGACCTCGTCGACCTTGTGGCGCTCGAAGACCTGCGCGCCCGCCCGCTGCGCGGCGAGCGCGAAGGCCGGCGACACCAGGCGCGGATTGGCCTGCCCGTCTTCGAGGCACAGCGAGCCGCCCACGGCGCGCGAGCCGAGCCAGGGGCATTGCTCGCGCAGGCGCGCGGCGGAGATCAGTTCCAGGCCCAGGTCGAAGTCGCTGCTGAGCGCGCGGTAGCGTTCGAGCGAGGCCATGTCCGATTCGCTGCGCGCGATCTTGAAATGACCCGACCGGATGTATTCGCCGTCGGTGCCCAGCAACTCCGGCAGCCGGCCCCAGATGCGGTGCGCGCGCTGTGCCAGTGGCAACTGGCTCATCGGACGGCCCTGTCGCCGCACGCCGCCGTAGTTCACGCCGCTGGAGCGCGAGCCGCAAAGGTCGCGCTCCAGCAGCGCCACGCCGAGGCCCATCTGCCGCAGCGCCAGTGCGGCGGAGGCGCCGACGATGCCGCCGCCGATGATGGCGACATCGGTGCGCAAGATGCGGATCGTCGTCATGCGTCGCCCTCCGTGCAGGGCACGAGCCGGATCGGAATCGGCTTGATCGGCGCCTGTCCACGCAGGCGACCCACCTGCTGCACCGATTGGCCGGTGGCATGCGCCAGGATCTCCGCCGCCGCCGCGCCGCACATGCGGCCCTGGCAGCGGCCCATGCCCACGCGCGACAGCGCCTTGAGCCGGTTCATCTCGTCCGCACCATTGACGGCGATGGTCTGGCGCAGCGTGCCGGCCGTGACGTTCTCGCAGCGGCACACGACCAGATCGTCGGGCGCGTGCGCGGCCCAGTCCTGCGGCAATGGAAAGGCGCGCTCCAGGCCACGGCGGAACGTGGTCAATCTGTCGATCCTGTGTTCGAGCGCGGTGGCACGCGCCGTGTCGATGGCCATGCCGCTGTCGGCCAGCAGCGCCAGCGCCGCGCGCTCGCCCGCCCATTCGGCCGCGTCCGCGCCCATGATGCCGGCGCCATCGCCCGCGAGGTACACGCCTTCGACGCTGGTGCGGCCGGCCGCATTGCGCACCGGCAGATGGGCGCGGTGCATCGGCGCGTAGTCGAAGCGGCAGCCGAGCAGGTCGGCCAGTTGTGTCTCGGAGCGCAGCGCGTAGCCGAAGCCGATGGCATCGCAGGCCAGCGTGCGTTCTTCGTGGCCGTCGTGCCATGCCACGCCGGTGACGCGGCCCTGTTGCTCGTCGCCGAGCACGCGCAGCGGACGCACGCCGCTGTGCAGGGCCACGCCGTGCGCGCGCAACCAGCCCACGTAGTACACGCCCTTGGCGAACACCGCCGGCTGCGTCAGCATCGCGGGCGTTGCGGCGAGCTGGTCTGCAAGGCGCGCGGTGTCGAGCACTGCTGCCACCGCCACACCAGCCTTCGCGTACTGGTACGCCACCAGGTACAGCAATGGCCCCGTGCCCATGAACACCACGCGCTGCCCGATGGCGCAGCCCTGAAACTTGAGCGCGACCTGCGCACCGCCGAGCGTGTAGACGCCCGGCAGCGTCCAGCCCGGCACCGGCAGCACGCGGTCGGTGGCGCCTGTCGCCACGATGAGATGGCTGTAGGGCACGCGGCGGGTGCTGCGCGTCGGGTTGTGCAGCACGTCGAGCTGCTGCCCTTGCGCATTCCACACGAGGCTGTCGGGGTGGTGGTCGATGCGGCCCTGCAGCGCGTCGAAGGCTTCGTGCACTGCGTCGGCGCGCTTGGACTCGAAGCCGTAGAGCGTTCGCGCCGTGCGCTGCGCCAGGTCCGTGGGCGGACGCCGGTAGATCTGTCCGCCAGCGCGCGGGGCTTCGTCGATCACCACGGGCCGCAGGCCATGCGCCACCAGTGTTTGCGCGGCGCGCACGCCGGCCGGTCCGGCGCCGACGATCACGGGCCGCAATTCGTTGGCCGTTGTTGTCGTCGTCATGCGCCGCTCTTTCCCGTGACCAGCGCCATGCCCGGTGCGATGAAGGTCGAGCAGGCGCGCAGCCGTTCGCCCTCGTCGGTAGCGATCCAGCAGTCCTGGCAGGCGCCCATCATGCAGAAGCCGGCACGCGGCAGTCCGCTGAATTCGTTGCGGCGCAGTTGACCGGATTGCGTGAGCACGGCGGTCAGCACCGTGTCCCCGGCCAGCGCGCGCGCGGGTGCGCCGTCGAGCGTGAAGGACACGGCCTCGCGGCCGTTCTGCTCGGCCACGCGATGCAGCAGCGCGCGTGCGCCTGTTGTCGATGTGTTCATGCTCATCTGCGTCCCACCAGCACGCGGTCCAGCCCATAGAGGCGGTCGAGAACGATCATCGCGACAGCGGTGACCGCGACCATCAGCGCCGACACCGCCGCCATCAGCGGATCGATCGACTCGGTGGCGTACATGTACATGCGCACCGGCAGCGTCACCGTGCTCGGTGCGGTGACGAAGATCGACATCGTCACTTCGTCAAAACTGTTGATGAAGGCCAGCATCCAGCCGCCCGTCACGCCCGGCAGGATCATCGGCAGCGTGATGCGACGGAACACCGTGGCCTGGCTCGCGCCCAGCGACAGCGCGGCCTGCTCGGCACTGCGGTCGAAGCCCACCAGCGCGGCCACCACCAGCCGCAGCGTGTAGGGCGTGACGATGAGCGCATGCGCCATCACCAGCCAGCCGAAACTGCCCGTGCCGCCGACCAGCGCGAACAGGCGCAGCAGCGCCACGCCCAGCACGAGGTGCGGCACGATCAGCGGCGACAGGAACAAGCCGTTGAGAAAGTCGCGCCCCGGGAATTCATAGCGCGTGATTGCCATGCCGGCCGGCACCGCGAGCAGCGTCGCGATGGTGGCCGAGCTGAGCGCCAGCCACAGGCTGTTCCAGAACGACTGCATGAAGTCGGAGTGCGCGAACACCGCCTTGAACCAGCGCAGCGAGAAGTGCGTGGTCGGGATGGTCAACGTGTTCTCGGGCGTGAACGCCACGATGCACACCACCACCAGCGGTGCCAGCATGAAGACGATGACGAGCGCGTTGAACGTGAGGGCGATGGGGCCGTTCTTGTTCATCGCTTCAGCCCAGCGCTTTCTTGTAGCGGCCTTCGACGAGGCGGTTGTAGCTGAGCATCACGACGAGGTTGGCCACCAGCAACACGAGCGCGACGGCAGCACCCAGCGGCCAGTTCAGCTCGCTGAGGTATTCGTCGTAGACGATGGTCGCGACCATCTTCAGCCGGCGTCCACCCAGCAGCCCCGGAATCGCGAACGAACTCGCAGCCAGGCCGAACACGATCAGGCTGCCCGACAGAATGCCCGGCATCACCTGCGGCAGCACGATGCGCCGCAGCGTGGTGAAGGGCGTGGCATTGAGCGAGAGCGCCGCGTTCTCGACACCGGGGTCCAGCTTCTGCAGCGAGGTCCACACCGGGATCACCATGAAGGGCAGCATCACATGCACCAGCGCGATGACCACGGCCGTGTGGGTGTACAGGATCTTCACCGGCCCGATGCCCACCAGACCCAGCAGCCCGTTCACCGCGCCCTCGGGGCCCAGCAGCATGCTCCAGCCGAAGGCGCGCACCACCACCGACACCAGCAGCGGCGCCAGCACCACCAGCAGCAGGATCGAGCGCCACGGGTTGCGCATGCGGCTGAGCACATAGGCCTCGGGCGCGCCGACCACCACGCAGATCAGCGTGACAAGGCCCGAGACCCAGAAGGTGCGCCAGAAGATGCCGAGGTAGTAAGAGTCGGAGAACACCAGCGCGTAGTGCGCCAGCGTGAACTCGCCGGCCTTCGGCCCGGTGGCCGGGTCGTACACGTTGAACGACAGCACGGCCGTGAGCGCGAGCGGCACCAGCAGCAGGGCCGTGAACAGCAGCAGTGCCGGCCCCGACAGCCACCAGGGCGTGGCCTTGTTCCGCGCGCTGCTCATGCCGCCACGGCCTCGTCGGCGGGCAGCAGCCGCATGCAGTGGGCGGGCCAGTCGATGCCGGTGCGGGCGCCTTCGTCGAGCGCGTCGCGGCCGTCGTTGGGGCTCAGCACCGTGAGGTCGCCGACCGCCGTGGCGATGCGGTAGAGCCACTGGCTGCCGAGGAAGAAGCGCTCCTGCACCTCGCCGTCGATGCGGCCCTGGCCTGATGGGACGAGCTGCAGTTTCTCGGGCCGCACGCTCAGCAGCGCCGATGCGTCGACACAGAAACCCGTGTCGTCCACGTCGAGAGAGAGCGCACCGACCTCGACGCAGGTGCGCGTGGCGCCGCTGTTCGACACGCGGCAGTTCAGCAGGTTGGCCTTGCCCACGAAGGTCGAGATGAAGCGCGTGCTGGGATGTTCGTACACCCGCTGCGGATGGTCGATCTGCGTGGCGCAGCCGCCTTCCATCACCACCACGCGGTCGCTGATGGACATGGCCTCGCTCTGGTCGTGCGTGACCATCACCGTGGTGGTGCCGACCTTGCGCTGGATCTGGCGCAGCTCGAACTGCATCTCTTCGCGCAGCTTGGCGTCGAGGTTGGACAGCGGCTCGTCCAGCAGCAGCACCGGCGGCTCGATCACCAGCGCGCGGGCCAGCGCCACACGCTGCCGCTGGCCGCCCGAGAGTTCACGCGGGTAGCGCGTGGCGTGCGCCTCCAGGTGCACCAGCGCCAGCGCCTGCTTCACGCGTTCGGCGCGCTCGGCCTTGGGCATCTTGCGCATCTCCAGGCCGAAGCT includes:
- the tet gene encoding Tet(A)/Tet(B)/Tet(C) family tetracycline efflux MFS transporter — its product is MINFNISSPSSFAGGRHAHAVILAIVTLDAVGISLVMPIVPGLLREVGHTGDLGWRFGAFLSLYALMQFLCAPVLGALSDRFGRRPVLLVSVAGAAIDALFMAFAPSLWMLFLGRAIAGMTGANMAVASAAIADLTPEHQRARWFGRMGACFGLGFIAGPAIGGVLGDHGVRLPFIAAAVLNGLTFLVGLLVLRESRPPALAAQPFDRSVLHPLAPLRWAAGFPALLPILGVFLVLVLVGEVAGTTWVIHGEDRYAWNGTTVGLSLAGFGLIHAVVQGVLAGPLVERWGERVAIAVGTLSDCTAYALLAFASQGWMALALLPFLCMGGVGQPALQAMLSRRVGEADQGRLQGVLASISSLASVVGPLLISALYFAWRVRFPGIVWLVGAVLYLLCLPVLLRRTKA
- a CDS encoding ABC transporter substrate-binding protein, giving the protein MPRLTRTFFARSPLIAAIATLACSGAALAQTPTLYIGMNGGTMEKAYTQYVFPAFEKAYGAKVVVVPGTSSDILAKAQANKDKPQMHVMFLDDGIMVRAIGMGLCQKQKANQSLSEIFPAARFKDDMASGVSLGMTGLAYNAKMFKEKGWAAPTSWMDLADPKFKGKVVFQSMSSSSFGLHGFLMFNRIQGGNDKNVEPGFKAWPTTIGPNVLEYIPSSAKLSEMVQTGEAAIFPLTPTIVDSLKAKGIPVEYAPPKEGAVVLVTAQCVVANNSEPELSQKLAEFLLSPVAQANVLQYGAQIPTNPKAPVAGDSATQVANINKWMKTAITIDWESINANRPAWNSRWNKTIEK
- a CDS encoding NAD(P)/FAD-dependent oxidoreductase, producing MTTIRILRTDVAIIGGGIVGASAALALRQMGLGVALLERDLCGSRSSGVNYGGVRRQGRPMSQLPLAQRAHRIWGRLPELLGTDGEYIRSGHFKIARSESDMASLERYRALSSDFDLGLELISAARLREQCPWLGSRAVGGSLCLEDGQANPRLVSPAFALAAQRAGAQVFERHKVDEVAHDGAMFMVRSGNALEVHAPVLLNCAGAWAGAIAEQFGETLPLRSGHPVMAVTEPVPHFMDWSLGVEGGGIYCRQVARGNLVLGGGAGIALDADRARVDRDAIATLAVQAVELLPALRHAHFIRTWSGTEGYLPDREPVLGPSRTTPGLFHGFGFAGAGFQIGPAAGEVLAELARDGRSSTPIEAFAIERFDPVSEPASTTASDALPH
- a CDS encoding NAD(P)/FAD-dependent oxidoreductase, with amino-acid sequence MTTTTTANELRPVIVGAGPAGVRAAQTLVAHGLRPVVIDEAPRAGGQIYRRPPTDLAQRTARTLYGFESKRADAVHEAFDALQGRIDHHPDSLVWNAQGQQLDVLHNPTRSTRRVPYSHLIVATGATDRVLPVPGWTLPGVYTLGGAQVALKFQGCAIGQRVVFMGTGPLLYLVAYQYAKAGVAVAAVLDTARLADQLAATPAMLTQPAVFAKGVYYVGWLRAHGVALHSGVRPLRVLGDEQQGRVTGVAWHDGHEERTLACDAIGFGYALRSETQLADLLGCRFDYAPMHRAHLPVRNAAGRTSVEGVYLAGDGAGIMGADAAEWAGERAALALLADSGMAIDTARATALEHRIDRLTTFRRGLERAFPLPQDWAAHAPDDLVVCRCENVTAGTLRQTIAVNGADEMNRLKALSRVGMGRCQGRMCGAAAAEILAHATGQSVQQVGRLRGQAPIKPIPIRLVPCTEGDA
- a CDS encoding (2Fe-2S)-binding protein — translated: MNTSTTGARALLHRVAEQNGREAVSFTLDGAPARALAGDTVLTAVLTQSGQLRRNEFSGLPRAGFCMMGACQDCWIATDEGERLRACSTFIAPGMALVTGKSGA
- a CDS encoding ABC transporter permease; the protein is MNKNGPIALTFNALVIVFMLAPLVVVCIVAFTPENTLTIPTTHFSLRWFKAVFAHSDFMQSFWNSLWLALSSATIATLLAVPAGMAITRYEFPGRDFLNGLFLSPLIVPHLVLGVALLRLFALVGGTGSFGWLVMAHALIVTPYTLRLVVAALVGFDRSAEQAALSLGASQATVFRRITLPMILPGVTGGWMLAFINSFDEVTMSIFVTAPSTVTLPVRMYMYATESIDPLMAAVSALMVAVTAVAMIVLDRLYGLDRVLVGRR
- a CDS encoding ABC transporter permease, which codes for MSSARNKATPWWLSGPALLLFTALLLVPLALTAVLSFNVYDPATGPKAGEFTLAHYALVFSDSYYLGIFWRTFWVSGLVTLICVVVGAPEAYVLSRMRNPWRSILLLVVLAPLLVSVVVRAFGWSMLLGPEGAVNGLLGLVGIGPVKILYTHTAVVIALVHVMLPFMVIPVWTSLQKLDPGVENAALSLNATPFTTLRRIVLPQVMPGILSGSLIVFGLAASSFAIPGLLGGRRLKMVATIVYDEYLSELNWPLGAAVALVLLVANLVVMLSYNRLVEGRYKKALG
- a CDS encoding ABC transporter ATP-binding protein; amino-acid sequence: MSFLRLTDVTKFYGATRAVSAMNLTVEKGEFVSLLGPSGCGKTTTLQMIAGFEAVSSGRIELAGKDITHAKANTRGLGIVFQSYALFPHMTVADNVSFGLEMRKMPKAERAERVKQALALVHLEAHATRYPRELSGGQRQRVALARALVIEPPVLLLDEPLSNLDAKLREEMQFELRQIQRKVGTTTVMVTHDQSEAMSISDRVVVMEGGCATQIDHPQRVYEHPSTRFISTFVGKANLLNCRVSNSGATRTCVEVGALSLDVDDTGFCVDASALLSVRPEKLQLVPSGQGRIDGEVQERFFLGSQWLYRIATAVGDLTVLSPNDGRDALDEGARTGIDWPAHCMRLLPADEAVAA